Part of the Amycolatopsis sp. 195334CR genome is shown below.
CCGCCGGGCGTCGGTGACGGCATGCGGATCCGGTTGTCCGGCCAGGGCGAGGTCGGCCCCGGTGGCGGGCCGGCCGGTGACCTGTACGTGGAGATCGACGAGGCCCCGCACGAGGTGTTCATCCGCCAGGGCAACGACCTGCACTGCAAGCTGAGCGTGCCGATGACCACCGCCGCGCTGGGCGCGAAGGTGCCGATGGAGACGCTGATCGACGGTGAGCACGAGCTGGAGATCGAGCCGGGTACCCAGCCGAACACCGAGCTGGTGCTGACCGGCAAGGGCATGCCGAGGCTGCGCTCCTCCGGGCGCGTGGACGGCCGTGGTGACCTGCACGTGCACGTCGAGGTCGTGGTCCCGACCAAGCTGGACGAGTCGCAGCGCGAGTTGCTGCGCGAGCTGGCCCAGTCGCGCGGCGAGGACACCCCGACGCTGGCGGGCAACGGCAAGCACGGCGGGCTGTTCTCGAAGTTGCGGACCAAGAGCCGGTAGTGGATCCGGTTTTCCTGGTCGAGGCGCTGCCCGCCGGTGATCGCGCGGTGCTCGACGGGGAAGAGGCACGGCACGCCGCGACCGTGCGCCGCCTCCGCGTCGGTGAGCGCCTGGTGCTCACCGACGGCCGCGGCGGCGCCGCGCGGTGCGTGACCGAGTCGGTGCAGGGGGGTCGCGACGCGCTGTTGTCGTTGCGCGTCGAGGAATCCTGGTTCGAGCCGGAGCCCGGGTTGCGCGTGGTCGTCGCGCAGGCACTGGCCAAGGGCGATCGCGGGGAACTGGCGGTGGAACTGGCCACCGAAGCCGGGGTCGACGAGATCGTGCCGTGGCGCGCCGCCCGCAGCGTGGCGAAGTGGGAAGACGGCCCGCGCGGTGACAAGGCACTGGCGCGCTGGCGGTCCACGGCCCGCGCGGCCGCGAAACAGGCCCGGCGCACGTGGCTGCCGCCGGTGACCGAGCCGATGTCCACGAAACAGCTCGCCGCACTGGCCGGCGAAGTCGATCTCGCCCTGGTGCTGGAAGCGGAAGCGGGCGTCCGGCTGCCGGACGTGGCCCTTCCGGCAGCCGGAAGACTCCTGCTGGTGATTGGACCGGAGGGCGGAATCGGCGCCGACGAGCTGGCCGCCCTCTCGGACGCGGGTGCACGTCCGGTCAGACTAGGCCAGACCGTACTGCGGACCTCCACCGCGGCGGCGGTGGCACTAGGCGCACTTGGAGCGCTCACGCCACGCTGGCCCTGACCACCTGGTGGATCGAGGTACCGGGGGTATTCGAAACCCGGGAAATTTCTCGGCGTAATTTTACGCTCCGATCTGGCGCACCAACAGCACTACCCGTTACTCTGGTCATTCGGAACAGCACACACGGTTTCCGGACACAGCGGCTTCGAGCCCGTGCACCGGAGTCCCCGCCGGACACCTCCCCCCTCGGTCCGGCGGAGCCGCGGCGGCGGTGGAGCGACCCCCAGGTTCCACCGCCCCGCGGCGTTCCTTCTTTCCTTCGCCCTGCTCGGGCTGCGCCCTTCGCTCGGGCGAAGGAACGTGTGTTTCCTGGGGGTCGAACCCCCAGACCCCCGCCAGGGGGCAAGCCCCCTGGACCCCCCGCGCGGCCGCCGCTGTGCTTGCTCTGGGTGCCGCGCCTTGGTTGCTTCGGCGGGCTGCGGCTCGCTTCGCATTGCCTCGCCGCGCCTACGCCGCTTTTTACCGCTGGGACAGGAAGCCGGGGCTGGGAGCGGGGTACCAGCCAGACTCCCCCTTCCCCATCCCGGTCCTAAGCCAAAAACACGGCGGAGCTGGGCTTGTCAAGGCATCTTTCCCGCCTTGACATGCCCAACTCCGCCGTAGTCACAATCGGGCGCCGGGTTGGGAACCCGCCCCATTCCACTAGGCTCCGCAAGCATGAGTGACGCGGACACGCTGTTCGAGAAGATCATCGCCAGGGAGATCCCGGCCGAGATCGTGCACGAGACCGAGAACACGCTCGCCTTCCGGGACATCCAGCCCCAGGCCAGGGTTCACGTGCTCGTGGTGCCGAAGAAGCGGTACCGCAACCTCGCCGAGTTCGCCGCCGCCGATGCCGCCGGGCTGGCCGAGGTGGTCGCCACCGCGGCCAAGGTGGCCGAGCTCGAGGGCATCACCGACAGCGGCTACCGCGTCGTGTTCAACACCGAGGGTGACGCCGGGCAGACCGTCTTCCACGTCCACGCCCACGTGCTCGGCGGCGAACAGCTCGGCCACTTCGGCACGCCGCGCTAGCCACGGGGTAACCACCTGCGCCACCGGGCCGCCTACCGCTAGCATCGTGGGTGACCAAACTACTCACGACCAGCAGCGCAAGCGCAGAAAGCAGGCCCGAGGCCCAGTGGCCGGTACCGCACCGGGTGGAGCCGCCCGATCCGAAGTCCCGCGCGAAGACGACCAGCAGGTCGAGGCGGCCACCGCGCAGGACGCGAAGTCCCGATTCCCCATTCCCGACGCCGCCGCGCTGACCCTGCTCGGGTCGCGGGACGAGAACCTGCGGGTCGCCGAGGAACTGCTCACCGCCGACGTGCACGTTCGCGGCAACGAGGTCACCCTCACCGGCGCCCCGGCCGACGTGGCGTTCGCCGAGCGCGTGTTCGCCGAGCTGGTCACCCTGGCCGGCCGCGGCCAGCAGGTCGACCCGGCGACCGTGCGGCGCACGGTGTCCATGCTCTCCTCCGGCGGCGCCGAATCGCCCGCCGACGTGCTCAGCATGGACATCCTGTCCCGCCGGGGCCGCACCATCCGGCCGAAGACGCTGAACCAGAAGCGCTACGTCGACGCCATCGACAAGCACACGATCGTGTTCGGCGTCGGCCCGGCCGGTACCGGCAAGACCTACCTGGCGATGGCGAAGGCCGTGCAGGCGCTGCAGGCCAAGCAGGTCACCCGGATCGTGCTGACCCGCCCGGCGGTCGAGGCCGGTGAGCGGCTGGGTTACCTGCCCGGCACGCTCAACGAGAAGATCGACCCGTACCTGCGCCCGCTCTACGACGCGCTGCACGACATGGTCGACCCCGAGTCGATCCCGCGCCTGATGCAGGCGGGCACGATCGAGATCGCGCCGCTGGCCTACATGCGCGGCCGCACCCTCAACGACGCGTTCATCATCCTGGACGAGGCGCAGAACACCACGCCCGAGCAGATGAAGATGTTCCTCACCCGCCTCGGCTTCGGCTCGAAGATCGTGGTCACCGGGGACGTCACCCAGGTCGACCTGCCCAGCGGGCAGCGCAGCGGCCTGCGCGTGGTGCGCGAGATCCTCGAGGGCGTGGACGACCTGCACTTCGCCACGCTGACCAGCCAGGACGTGGTCCGCCACCGCCTGGTCGGCGACATCGTGGACGCCTACGAGAAGTGGCAGGCCGTGCAGGACGCGACCGAGACCGCCAACGGCTGGAAGGGCCAGCGCCGGTGAGCATCGAGATCGCCAACGAGTCCGGGGTCGGCGTGGACGAGGCCTCCATCGTCTCGGCGGCCCGGTTCGCGCTGGACAAGATGGAGGTCAGCCCGCTGGCCGAGCTGTCGGTGCTGCTGGTCACCCTCGACGTGATGGAGGACCTGCACGAGCGGTGGATGGACCTGCCCGGTCCGACCGACGTGATGGCCTTCCCGATGGACGAGCTGGACTCCACCCGCCGTCCCGACGCCGCGGACGCCTCGCCCGCGCTGCTCGGCGACATCGTGCTCTGCCCCGCGTTCGCGAAGGACCAGGCGCACACCGCCGGCCACTCGCTGACCGAGGAACTGCACCTGCTCACCGTGCACGGCGTGCTGCACCTGCTCGGCTACGACCACGCGGAACCGGCCGAGGAGAAGGAGATGTTCGGGCTGCAGAAGCGCATCCTGAACGAGTTCCGCGCGGCCACCGCCGCGGTCCGCAGGCAGGACGCGCAGCGCTCCGCCGACGACCGGCTGCTCGGCACCGCGGGACTGGACCGGGTGGCCGAACCACCCGGCGAAGCCGGCTGAGCCGATGACCAGCTCGACCTCCCTGCTGATCATCGCCGTCGCCCTGGTCCTGCTGGGCGGGGTGTTCGCCGCGGCCGACGCGGCGGTCAGCACGGTGTCGCAGGCCAGGGCCGAGGGCATGGTGCGGCTCGGCCGCGCCGGGGCCCGCCAGCTGGTCGCGGTGATCGCCGAGCGGCGGCGCCACATCAACCTGCTGCTCCTGCTCCGGCTGGGCTGCGAGCTGACCTCCACGGTGCTGGTCACCGTGGTCTTCCTGCGCTGGATCGAGCCGGTCTCGCTGGCCGTGGTGGTCGCGGGCGTGGTGATGGTGGTGGTCAGCTACGTGCTGATCGGGGTCGGCCCGCGCACCATCGGCCGCCAGCACCCGTACCGCGTCGGCCTGGTGGTGGCCGGGCTGGTGCGGGCGCTGGGCACCGTGCTCGGCCCGCTGAGCAGGCTGCTGATCCTGCTGGGCAACGCGATCACCCCGGGCAAGGGCTTCCGCGAGGGCCCGTTCACCTCCGAGGTCGAGCTGCGCGAGCTGGTCGACCTCGCCCAGGAACGCGGGGTGGTGGAGGACTCCGAGCGCGAGATGATCCACTCGGTGTTCGAGCTGGGCGACACGGTGGCCCGCGAGGTGATGGTCCCGCGCACCGAGATCGTCTGGATCGAGCAGGGCAAGACGGTGCGCCAGGCGCTGGCGCTGTCCCTGCGCTCCGGGTTCACCCGGCTGCCGGTGATCGGCGAGTCGGTGGACGACATCGTCGGCGTGGTCAACATCAAGGACCTGGTCCGGGCGTCGATGGCCGACGGCGGTGCCGCGCGCGAGGTGCACGAGCTGATGAGCCAGGCCAGCTTCGTGCCGGACTCGAAACGGCTCGACGACCTCCTCAAGGAGATGCAGGTCTCGCGCCACCACCTGGCCATCGCGATCGACGAGTACGGCGGCACGGCCGGCCTGCTCACCATCGAGGACATCCTCGAGGAGATCGTCGGCGAGATCACCGACGAGTCCGACGCCGACGAGCGGCCGCCGATCGAGGCGCTCGACGAGTCCTCGGTCCGGGTCTCGGCCAGGCTCGGCGTGGACGACCTCGGCGAGCTGTTCGGCATCGAACTGGACGACCACGACGTGGAGACCGTCGGCGGGCTGCTGGCACAGCGCCTCGGCCGGGTGCCGCTGCCGGGCGCGGAGGCCGAGATCGCCGGGCTGCGGCTGCACGCCGAGGGCGGCAAGGACCGGCGCGGCCGGATGCGGATCACCACCGTGGTGGTGCGCGCGAACGACGACCGGATCGCCGGGCGGCGGGTGCGGGTGCCGCGCGAGGAACGGGACGAGCAGGACGAACGGGATCGGAGCGTGGAGCATGCCTGAGGAGCTCGGGGCCGAGGACGAGAAGATCGTCATTCTCGCCCGCTCGGCCAGGGCGCGGACCGGCGCGGCCGAAGGGGCCGCCGTCCGGGACACCGACGGCCGCACCTACTCGGCGACCAACGTCGAGCTGCCCTCGTTCAAGCTGACCGCGATGCAGGCCGCG
Proteins encoded:
- a CDS encoding 16S rRNA (uracil(1498)-N(3))-methyltransferase gives rise to the protein MDPVFLVEALPAGDRAVLDGEEARHAATVRRLRVGERLVLTDGRGGAARCVTESVQGGRDALLSLRVEESWFEPEPGLRVVVAQALAKGDRGELAVELATEAGVDEIVPWRAARSVAKWEDGPRGDKALARWRSTARAAAKQARRTWLPPVTEPMSTKQLAALAGEVDLALVLEAEAGVRLPDVALPAAGRLLLVIGPEGGIGADELAALSDAGARPVRLGQTVLRTSTAAAVALGALGALTPRWP
- a CDS encoding histidine triad nucleotide-binding protein, with amino-acid sequence MSDADTLFEKIIAREIPAEIVHETENTLAFRDIQPQARVHVLVVPKKRYRNLAEFAAADAAGLAEVVATAAKVAELEGITDSGYRVVFNTEGDAGQTVFHVHAHVLGGEQLGHFGTPR
- a CDS encoding PhoH family protein, whose protein sequence is MAGTAPGGAARSEVPREDDQQVEAATAQDAKSRFPIPDAAALTLLGSRDENLRVAEELLTADVHVRGNEVTLTGAPADVAFAERVFAELVTLAGRGQQVDPATVRRTVSMLSSGGAESPADVLSMDILSRRGRTIRPKTLNQKRYVDAIDKHTIVFGVGPAGTGKTYLAMAKAVQALQAKQVTRIVLTRPAVEAGERLGYLPGTLNEKIDPYLRPLYDALHDMVDPESIPRLMQAGTIEIAPLAYMRGRTLNDAFIILDEAQNTTPEQMKMFLTRLGFGSKIVVTGDVTQVDLPSGQRSGLRVVREILEGVDDLHFATLTSQDVVRHRLVGDIVDAYEKWQAVQDATETANGWKGQRR
- the ybeY gene encoding rRNA maturation RNase YbeY yields the protein MSIEIANESGVGVDEASIVSAARFALDKMEVSPLAELSVLLVTLDVMEDLHERWMDLPGPTDVMAFPMDELDSTRRPDAADASPALLGDIVLCPAFAKDQAHTAGHSLTEELHLLTVHGVLHLLGYDHAEPAEEKEMFGLQKRILNEFRAATAAVRRQDAQRSADDRLLGTAGLDRVAEPPGEAG
- a CDS encoding hemolysin family protein; its protein translation is MTSSTSLLIIAVALVLLGGVFAAADAAVSTVSQARAEGMVRLGRAGARQLVAVIAERRRHINLLLLLRLGCELTSTVLVTVVFLRWIEPVSLAVVVAGVVMVVVSYVLIGVGPRTIGRQHPYRVGLVVAGLVRALGTVLGPLSRLLILLGNAITPGKGFREGPFTSEVELRELVDLAQERGVVEDSEREMIHSVFELGDTVAREVMVPRTEIVWIEQGKTVRQALALSLRSGFTRLPVIGESVDDIVGVVNIKDLVRASMADGGAAREVHELMSQASFVPDSKRLDDLLKEMQVSRHHLAIAIDEYGGTAGLLTIEDILEEIVGEITDESDADERPPIEALDESSVRVSARLGVDDLGELFGIELDDHDVETVGGLLAQRLGRVPLPGAEAEIAGLRLHAEGGKDRRGRMRITTVVVRANDDRIAGRRVRVPREERDEQDERDRSVEHA
- a CDS encoding cytidine deaminase; its protein translation is MPEELGAEDEKIVILARSARARTGAAEGAAVRDTDGRTYSATNVELPSFKLTAMQAAIAAAVSSGAEGLEAAALVSAEPAFPEQSVHAVRDLAPDAPIFRADPSGSVQEVLR